One Onychomys torridus chromosome 17, mOncTor1.1, whole genome shotgun sequence genomic window carries:
- the Defb1 gene encoding beta-defensin 1, translated as MKTHYFLLVMLFFLFSQMGPGAGLLTSLGRRTDQYRCLQHGGFCLRSSCPSHTRLQGTCKPEKPNCCRS; from the exons ATGAAAACTCATTACTTTCTCCTGGTGatgttattttttctcttctcccagatgGGGCCAG GTGCTGGTCTTCTCACAAGTCTTGGCCGCAGAACAGACCAATACCGATGCCTCCAACATGGAGGATTCTGTCTTCGCTCCAGTTGCCCTTCTCATACCAGACTACAGGGAACCTGTAAACCAGAGAAACCTAACTGTTGTAGGAGTTGA